From the Taeniopygia guttata chromosome 20, bTaeGut7.mat, whole genome shotgun sequence genome, one window contains:
- the ZNF217 gene encoding zinc finger protein 217: MPTQPLLAYMDGPEGIASAVGAQMETSDASMTIKGTNTISYKSLQEKFLLQAEGCMPLDCMFCDETFKHPEELGKHVLTQHRPTLCEPAVLRVEAEYLSPLDKCQVRTSSPSPSNEQDSEELSCKVCGQTFDKAFDIEAHMKKHKDSFTYWCNVCGRRFKEPWFLKNHMRTHTGKPGSRNKHQQGSEGPITINEVVQEHVTENVTSPYKICMVCGFLFHNKETLIEHSKVHTKESVPNGESPQVTAEVNAEETSQNQEFFQFLNLRPNSVPEKDKLQKLAKWIAELDPFTTYQAWQLATKGKIAVGHGQIKEPGQEGSTDNDESSSDKEELCEIWNANKGSQAETTGKSKVNKNSSFTGNGNLTQDKLKHPAGEVPSMEMDSKSSQNKEKPTHCSECGKAFRTYHQLVLHSRVHKRDRRGDGETSTAARTYCADIIGNLEENGAAERMEGGSEDGSEDGLPETINLDKNEDSLERTKVKTLGTSRECSYCGKYFRSNYYLNIHLRTHTGEKPYKCEFCEYAAAQKTSLRYHLERHHKDRHGDSAADGKGDSKGSLRGQETALSLAADAAPETKNLKRLFDGAKDAESCRPAKQQKEVLSLSNAMGSTIFLKVKNNSRESNKGSVCSSLNQVPENMPVPYPEKLKAEKETKEAQPKRERKASVASEEDDVQYICAFIGGKNVNNMQECTENYKRRLVVDCHEQPLDLSSKTSQECSVIASRGLLAPSTCPFCTYRTFYPEVLMMHQRLMHKYNPDTVNKNGYRSKALAKARRTGCPPALLGKDVPPLPLQPNKNKASTNPQQKPLQTGKAKQCAPPQNKAPLFSVSESSSTAPSNLKFHKQQSNIGAQANNYRQPQQEEVHSTFRISPVLDRVKKSEYKIKALGAPVTQSGLVSSSMNGILESHLNEPGWACQRGRDYLCSKSGSNASLDYGESSSKRMKPSVVAVEHLDSPLANYRRYEMSRFRVANRYANLLPQEYPRTKPTSSVLPTKQGLLSADDVDPPNGLTIKPYEPYSSGSLYVSGGSSNGQVTSSTGEGKRPVSYQHLPSNLLQKRSYEPFVGNTPFRPSDKKN; this comes from the exons ATGCCCACGCAGCCTCTCCTGGCATACATGGACGGACCCGAGGGAATCGCCAGCGCCGTGGGAGCCCAGATGGAGACCAGCGATGCCTCCATGACCATCAAAGGAACAAACACCATCTCCTACAAAAGCCTGCAGGAGAAGTTCCTGCTGCAGGCCGAGGGCTGCATGCCCCTGGACTGCATGTTCTGTGACGAGACTTTCAAGCACCCCGAGGAGCTGGGGAAGCACGTGTTAACGCAGCACAGGCCCACGCTGTGCGAGCCGGCCGTGCTCAGGGTGGAGGCAGAGTATCTCAGTCCTCTGGATAAGTGTCAGGTAAGAACCAGCTCCCCTTCACCCAGCAACGAGCAGGACAGCGAGGAACTCAGCTGCAAAGTTTGTGGGCAAACGTTTGATAAAGCTTTTGACATTGAGGCGCACATGAAAAAGCATAAAGATTCTTTCACGTATTGGTGTAATGTTTGTGGGCGAAGATTTAAAGAGCCTTGGTTCCTCAAAAATCATATGAGAACGCACACTGGAAAACCTGGTTCTAGAAACAAGCATCAGCAAGGTTCTGAAGGCCCCATAACTATAAATGAGGTGGTGCAGGAGCACGTAACTGAAAATGTAACGTCACCTTACAAAATTTGTATGGTTTGTGGTTTCTTATTTCACAATAAAGAGACTCTAATTGAGCACAGTAAAGTGCATACCAAAGAATCAGTTCCCAATGGTGAAAGCCCCCAAGTGACTGCTGAAGTCAATGCAGAAGAAACATCTCAAAACCAGGAATTTTTCCAATTCTTGAACTTAAGACCAAATTCGGTTCCAGAAAAGGACAAACTGCAGAAGCTTGCGAAGTGGATCGCCGAGCTGGATCCTTTCACCACGTATCAAGCATGGCAGCTGGCTACCAAAGGTAAAATCGCAGTTGGCCACGGGCAGATTAAAGAGCCAGGGCAAGAAGGAAGTACAGACAACGATGAGTCATCTTCAGATAAAGAAGAACTCTGTGAAATTTGGAATGCAAATAAAGGTAGCCAGGCTGAAACTACAGGGAAGTCAAAGGTAAATAAAAACAGCAGTTTCACAGGGAATGGTAACCTAACCCAGGACAAACTGAAACATCCCGCTGGTGAAGTGCCTTCTATGGAGATGGATTCTAAATCATCCCAGAACAAAGAGAAGCCAACCCACTGCTCTGAGTGTGGGAAAGCCTTCAGGACATACCACCAGCTGGTCCTTCACTCCAGAGTGCACAAGAGGGACCGGCGGGGTGATGGAGAGACCTCCACCGCTGCCAGGACCTACTGTGCCGACATCATTGGGAACCTGGAGGAGAACGGGGCAGCAGAGAGGATGGAGGGAGGCTCTGAggatggctctgaagatgggCTTCCAGAAACAATTAATTTAG ATAAAAATGAAGACAGTTTGGAAAGAACAAAAGTTAAAACCCTTGGAACCTCCAGAGAATGCAGCTACTGTGGAAAGTATTTTCGCTCCAATTATTACCTCAATATTCATCTCAGAACTCATACAG GTGAAAAGCCGTACAAATGTGAATTCTGTGAGTATGCAGCAGCCCAGAAAACTTCCCTGAGGTATCATTTAGAGAGACACCACAAGGACAGGCACGGTGACAGCGCAGCTGATGGGAAGGGTGACAGCAAAGGTTCCCTGCGGGGTCAGGAGACGGCGCTGTCACTGGCTGCTGATGCTGCTCCAGAAACCAAAAATCTAAAGAGGCTTTTTGATGGTGCCAAAGATGCTGAGAGCTGCCGACCTGCCAAGCAGCAAAAGGAAGTTCTGTCCTTGAGCAATGCAATGGGCAGCACaatctttttaaaagtaaagaaCAATTCCAGGGAATCAAACAAAGGTTCTGTTTGTAGCAGTTTGAATCAAGTACCTGAGAACATGCCCGTTCCTTACCCAGAGAAActaaaggctgagaaggaaaccAAGGAGGCTCAGCctaaaagagagagaaaggctTCTGTGGCATCAGAGGAAGATGATGTGCAGTATATCTGTGCTTTTATTGGTGGGAAAAATGTGAACAATATGCAAGAATGCACTGAGAACTACAAACGCAGACTTGTCGTGGACTGTCACGAGCAGCCTTTGGATTTATCCAGCAAGACTTCCCAGGAATGTTCAGTGATTGCAAGCAGAGGCCTGCTGGCCCCCAGTACCTGCCCCTTCTGTACCTACAGGACATTTTACCCCGAGGTCCTCATGATGCACCAGAGGCTGATGCACAAGTACAACCCTGACACGGTGAACAAGAACGGCTACAGGAGCAAGGCGCTGGCCAAGGCCCGGCGCACGGGCTGCCCCCCGGCCCTGCTGGGCAAGGACGTGCCTCCTCTGCCCCTCCAGCCCAACAAAAACAAGGCTTCCACAAATCCACAGCAAAAACCACTGCAGACAGGGAAAGCCAAGCAGTGTGCCCCTCCTCAGAACAAAGCCCCTCTCTTCTCTGTCAGCGAGTCGAGCAGTACAGCCCCCAGTAACCTCAAGTTTCATAAACAGCAAAGTAACATTGGAGCTCAGGCAAACAACTACAGACAACCTCAGCAAGAAGAAGTGCACTCCACTTTCAGGATCTCTCCAGTACTGGACAGAGTAAAAAAATCTGAGTATAAAATCAAAGCTCTGGGTGCCCCAGTGACTCAGTCTGGTCTGGTCAGCAGCAGCATGAATGGGATTCTGGAGTCTCACCTCAATGAACCTGGCTGGGCTTGCCAGCGAGGGAGAGACTATCTCTGTAGTAAATCTGGGAGCAATGCAAGTCTGGACTATGGAGAAAGCTCTTCCAAACGGATGAAACCCTCTGTGGTAGCTGTGGAGCATCTGGACTCTCCGCTGGCTAATTACAGGAGATACGAAATGAGCAGATTTCGTGTTGCAAACAGATATGCAAATCTGCTACCTCAGGAATACCCTCGCACCAAACCCACATCTTCTGTTCTGCCAACCAAACAAGGGCTCCTCAGTGCAGATGATGTTGATCCTCCCAATGGATTGACTATCAAACCTTACGAGCCATACAGCTCTGGATCACTTTATGTTTCTGGTGGATCTAGCAATGGCCAAGTCACCAGCTCGACAGGAGAAG GAAAGAGACCAGTGTCATACCAACACTTACCCAGCAACCTGCTGCAGAAGAGAAGTTACGAGCCCTTTGTGGGGAACACACCCTTCAGACCCAGTGACAAGAAGAACTGA